A single window of Pontibacillus chungwhensis DNA harbors:
- a CDS encoding BCCT family transporter, whose product MTNRLMDWKTFWGALSLLIFVSVPLMVFPKEGKKLVLAANDVVTQNLGFLFLTVGLLMLMFLLFVGISRYGDIKLGDVDTKPEFKTSSWAAMLFTSGIGTGILYWGVIEWAYYYQGPPFGLEPGSKEAVQWASTYGFFHWGPIAWAMFAIPALPIGYMFFVRKTNVFKISEACRPVLGKHTDGFLGRLVDILFMFGLLGGGGTGLALSAPIISEGLNHLIGLPNNIMTKSIILFGCTLIFGLSAYSGLQKGIRVLSDINLWLAFALLIFIFSVGPTTFMTESTVTSLGRMMDNFFSMSTWAEPFNDLGLFERTGFPEGWTVFYWAWWIVYAPFVGLFIARISKGRTIRQVVFGTVLFGSLGTVLFFGILGNYSMYLELSGQYPVIETLNNQGAPAAIIGTLTQLPLSTFAIIVFVVLAIIFLSTTYDSGSYVIASVVQKHVEGEPLRWNRLFWALALSVLPMIFMYLGGLKTLQTISIIGGFPLLVILPILGWSFIKMANEDKEKRLKKEKDEAA is encoded by the coding sequence GTGACGAATAGATTAATGGATTGGAAAACCTTTTGGGGTGCCTTATCATTACTGATCTTTGTGTCGGTACCGCTGATGGTCTTTCCTAAAGAAGGGAAGAAACTTGTGCTAGCGGCAAACGATGTCGTAACACAAAACTTAGGGTTCCTATTCTTAACGGTAGGATTATTGATGCTTATGTTCTTACTCTTTGTAGGGATCAGCCGCTACGGAGATATCAAACTAGGCGATGTGGATACAAAGCCTGAATTTAAAACAAGCTCCTGGGCAGCGATGCTCTTCACGAGTGGAATTGGGACAGGCATTCTTTACTGGGGTGTCATTGAGTGGGCTTACTATTATCAAGGACCTCCGTTTGGTCTTGAGCCAGGCTCAAAAGAAGCGGTTCAGTGGGCTTCTACTTATGGATTCTTCCACTGGGGACCGATTGCCTGGGCGATGTTCGCCATCCCTGCCCTGCCGATCGGCTACATGTTCTTTGTTCGTAAAACGAATGTATTCAAAATCAGTGAAGCGTGTCGCCCCGTATTAGGGAAACACACGGACGGGTTCCTTGGACGACTCGTAGATATTCTATTTATGTTCGGACTATTAGGCGGTGGCGGTACAGGTCTTGCCCTGTCTGCACCGATTATTTCAGAAGGATTAAACCACCTTATTGGACTTCCGAACAATATTATGACGAAATCGATTATCTTATTTGGGTGTACATTAATCTTTGGACTAAGCGCTTATTCTGGACTCCAAAAAGGAATTCGCGTCTTAAGTGACATTAACTTATGGTTAGCTTTTGCCCTATTAATCTTTATCTTTTCTGTTGGACCGACCACGTTTATGACCGAATCAACGGTTACATCCCTTGGACGCATGATGGACAACTTCTTCAGCATGAGTACATGGGCAGAACCATTTAATGACTTAGGATTATTCGAACGAACCGGTTTCCCTGAAGGCTGGACGGTCTTCTACTGGGCATGGTGGATTGTATACGCGCCATTCGTTGGCTTATTCATCGCCCGCATTTCAAAAGGACGTACCATTCGCCAGGTTGTATTCGGCACGGTCCTGTTTGGAAGTCTTGGAACGGTTCTATTCTTCGGAATCCTAGGAAACTACTCCATGTACCTTGAATTAAGTGGACAGTATCCGGTGATCGAAACGTTAAACAACCAGGGAGCACCAGCTGCCATTATCGGGACGCTCACACAGCTACCCCTTTCAACATTTGCGATTATAGTCTTTGTTGTGCTTGCGATTATCTTCCTATCCACAACTTACGACTCCGGTTCTTACGTCATCGCCTCTGTTGTACAGAAGCACGTTGAGGGAGAACCACTTCGCTGGAACCGTCTATTCTGGGCCCTTGCCCTTTCCGTTCTGCCAATGATCTTCATGTATTTAGGCGGACTGAAGACGCTCCAGACCATCAGCATCATCGGAGGATTCCCGCTACTTGTGATCCTGCCGATCTTAGGATGGTCGTTCATTAAGATGGCCAATGAGGATAAAGAAAAGAGACTGAAGAAGGAAAAAGACGAAGCTGCATAA
- a CDS encoding 3-keto-5-aminohexanoate cleavage protein: MNNKVLLTSAVTGAGDTIKKNPNVPVTPKEIAESAIESAKAGATVAHVHARDPKTGGISHDVDHYREIVDRIRESETDVIINITSGGGGDFIPSLQTPAAGGDGTDIQTPAERHEPVGELLPEMCTLDCGSTNFGNMIYMSPTDWLRDQAKMIQESGVKPELECFDTGHIRFANQLVKEGLIDGDPMYQFCLGIPWGAAADAETMLYMKNRIPENAHWSAFGIGRMQMPIASQTAQLGGNIRVGLEDNIYLSKGVPATNEQLVEKAVNMLGGLDLEPMTPQEAREYLNLRNPHGGK, from the coding sequence ATGAACAATAAAGTACTATTAACTTCTGCCGTAACAGGGGCAGGAGATACGATAAAGAAAAACCCGAATGTTCCAGTAACACCAAAGGAAATTGCTGAGTCTGCGATTGAATCAGCGAAGGCGGGGGCAACGGTTGCTCATGTTCACGCTCGCGATCCGAAAACTGGGGGCATCAGTCACGACGTCGATCATTATCGTGAAATTGTCGATCGCATTCGTGAGTCTGAAACAGATGTCATCATTAATATCACATCCGGGGGCGGGGGCGATTTCATCCCGAGCCTGCAAACACCAGCTGCTGGTGGAGACGGCACGGATATTCAAACACCAGCTGAACGCCACGAGCCGGTAGGAGAATTGCTTCCTGAAATGTGTACATTAGATTGCGGAAGCACAAACTTCGGCAACATGATCTACATGAGCCCGACCGACTGGCTTCGCGATCAGGCGAAGATGATCCAGGAGAGCGGTGTGAAGCCAGAGCTTGAGTGCTTCGATACCGGTCATATCCGTTTTGCCAATCAATTGGTGAAGGAAGGGTTAATCGACGGCGATCCAATGTATCAGTTCTGCTTAGGGATTCCTTGGGGAGCGGCAGCAGATGCGGAGACAATGCTTTATATGAAGAATCGCATTCCTGAGAACGCGCACTGGTCTGCATTTGGCATTGGACGTATGCAAATGCCAATCGCTTCTCAAACAGCACAGCTAGGCGGAAATATCCGCGTTGGACTAGAAGACAACATTTATCTATCAAAAGGTGTACCAGCAACGAACGAACAGCTTGTTGAGAAGGCTGTGAACATGCTTGGTGGACTAGATTTAGAGCCAATGACACCACAAGAAGCCCGCGAATATCTTAATCTACGAAATCCACATGGAGGGAAATAA
- a CDS encoding 3-hydroxyacyl-CoA dehydrogenase NAD-binding domain-containing protein yields the protein MTKIAVVGTGVIGNGWIARMLAQGYDVVATDPAEGAEERMRRAVDHAWPHVEALGLAEGASKDRLTFEADLSEAVKDADFIQENVPEIEELKQTVLKNIDQHAKPDALIGSSTSGIMPSELQANLDHPERVVVAHPFHPVYILPLVEVVPGKQTTKEFVQKAKDFYEGINMSVLIVRHEIEGHIADRLLEAIWRESLHIVNEGIATTEEVDKAFTHGAGLRYAQYGPFLTFHLAGGEGGMRHMLKQFGPALKKPWTKLEAPELTDELYEKVVSGCEEQSSGMTMSELDQNRNEFLIKLYDLVQEYWPQETTKTNV from the coding sequence ATGACAAAAATTGCAGTAGTCGGAACAGGAGTTATCGGAAATGGCTGGATCGCACGCATGCTTGCTCAAGGGTATGACGTTGTCGCAACAGACCCAGCAGAAGGTGCAGAAGAGCGCATGCGCCGCGCGGTTGACCATGCGTGGCCTCACGTTGAAGCACTTGGCCTTGCGGAAGGAGCTTCAAAGGACCGCCTAACGTTTGAAGCAGATCTTTCTGAAGCGGTGAAGGATGCGGATTTCATTCAGGAAAACGTACCGGAGATCGAAGAGTTAAAGCAAACGGTTCTTAAAAATATCGATCAACACGCTAAGCCGGATGCCTTGATCGGCTCAAGTACTTCTGGCATTATGCCTTCAGAACTACAAGCGAACTTAGATCACCCTGAACGTGTAGTTGTTGCTCACCCGTTCCACCCGGTTTACATCCTGCCGCTTGTTGAGGTTGTACCAGGAAAGCAGACGACCAAGGAATTTGTTCAGAAAGCGAAAGACTTCTATGAAGGCATCAACATGAGCGTACTCATTGTTCGCCATGAAATTGAAGGTCACATCGCGGACCGTCTATTAGAAGCGATCTGGCGCGAGTCTCTTCATATTGTTAACGAAGGCATTGCCACAACAGAAGAAGTGGACAAAGCGTTCACTCACGGTGCAGGTCTTCGCTACGCGCAATATGGTCCATTCTTAACATTCCACCTAGCAGGAGGCGAAGGCGGCATGCGTCACATGCTGAAGCAGTTCGGACCTGCGCTTAAGAAACCATGGACGAAGCTTGAAGCACCTGAATTAACGGATGAACTGTATGAGAAAGTCGTTTCCGGATGCGAAGAACAATCAAGCGGCATGACGATGAGTGAGCTTGACCAGAACCGAAACGAATTCTTAATTAAGCTTTATGACCTTGTGCAGGAATACTGGCCACAAGAAACAACGAAAACGAATGTGTAA
- a CDS encoding thioesterase family protein — protein sequence MEQSFSYQGTVLHEWVDYNGHMNDAEYNKAFSQATDAFIDHIGLDERTREVYDYTIYTLETHICYLQEMHEGSAFTVKGQIFDVDAKRIHLFLMMENEQGEAVATLEEMLMGIDRKEGRGAAFPNEVADKLTEMAERDAQIDRPKQAGRTIGIRRK from the coding sequence ATGGAACAATCCTTTTCTTATCAGGGAACCGTTCTTCATGAGTGGGTGGACTATAACGGTCATATGAATGACGCCGAGTACAATAAAGCGTTCAGCCAAGCAACGGACGCCTTTATTGACCACATCGGCCTTGATGAACGCACCCGTGAAGTGTATGACTACACAATCTACACCTTAGAGACGCATATTTGCTACCTGCAGGAAATGCATGAAGGCTCTGCCTTTACGGTTAAAGGCCAGATCTTTGATGTAGACGCAAAGCGCATTCACCTGTTTCTAATGATGGAAAATGAACAAGGCGAAGCGGTCGCAACCTTAGAGGAAATGCTGATGGGCATTGACCGTAAAGAAGGACGCGGCGCTGCTTTCCCTAATGAGGTAGCGGACAAGCTTACTGAAATGGCTGAAAGGGATGCTCAGATCGATCGCCCGAAGCAGGCTGGGAGAACGATTGGGATTCGTAGGAAATGA
- a CDS encoding DUF4362 domain-containing protein: protein MMRNILVVTSIILFILSGCQSNGFEGTQDTTNSDAPEYVQSPEDIVDSHRDMTNVETFYAFIEHVNEGGEDEIRVVRYTTEGDPILHDLKYDGDVIHSTIDSRRDAYGAGSVSEATCKSIDVDESKERTDYDLTGCDGESAQRSILVVWK, encoded by the coding sequence ATGATGAGAAACATATTAGTGGTGACCAGCATCATTTTGTTCATTCTTTCAGGATGCCAATCAAATGGCTTTGAAGGTACGCAAGACACTACAAATAGCGATGCACCGGAGTATGTCCAATCACCAGAAGATATCGTTGATTCACACAGAGATATGACTAACGTAGAAACGTTCTATGCCTTTATAGAACATGTGAATGAAGGGGGTGAAGATGAAATCCGGGTAGTAAGGTACACGACCGAGGGTGATCCGATTCTCCACGATCTTAAATATGATGGTGACGTTATTCATTCCACCATTGATTCCAGGAGAGATGCCTACGGGGCCGGTAGCGTAAGCGAGGCCACCTGCAAATCGATTGATGTTGATGAAAGTAAAGAGAGAACGGATTATGATTTAACAGGTTGTGACGGGGAAAGTGCGCAGCGTAGTATTTTAGTGGTTTGGAAATAG
- a CDS encoding type 1 glutamine amidotransferase family protein translates to MKKVLVFLTDGFADWEASYVTPELNKPDTGLQVKTVGIDRDPKVSMGGLTVLPDYRLQDVRDASDLAMLILPGGTGWREDKNQQAKELVATCFQKEIPVAAICDATTFLGMHGFLDHHAHTGNSLSYLKEGAPTYQGEGHYIEEQSVLDRNLITANGSAALEFSRDILKRLGVLKDEELEEWYSFFKKGFIKA, encoded by the coding sequence ATGAAAAAGGTGCTCGTATTTCTAACAGATGGGTTTGCGGATTGGGAAGCCAGTTATGTTACACCGGAGTTGAATAAGCCAGATACAGGCCTTCAAGTGAAGACAGTAGGAATTGACCGAGATCCCAAAGTCTCGATGGGTGGACTCACGGTTCTTCCGGATTACAGGTTGCAAGATGTCCGAGATGCCTCTGATCTCGCGATGTTGATCTTGCCTGGTGGAACAGGGTGGAGAGAGGATAAGAACCAGCAGGCAAAGGAACTTGTAGCCACTTGTTTTCAAAAAGAGATTCCGGTGGCAGCCATTTGTGATGCTACGACGTTTTTAGGAATGCATGGATTTCTGGATCACCACGCCCATACAGGAAATTCGTTATCGTATTTAAAAGAAGGAGCACCTACTTATCAGGGAGAAGGGCATTACATAGAGGAACAATCGGTGCTTGATAGAAATTTGATTACCGCGAATGGGAGTGCAGCTCTTGAGTTCTCAAGAGATATTTTGAAACGGCTAGGTGTGTTAAAGGATGAAGAGTTGGAAGAGTGGTATAGCTTTTTCAAAAAAGGGTTTATCAAAGCGTGA
- a CDS encoding nucleotidyltransferase domain-containing protein produces the protein MRQDIALEKVVESLKQEPCVQSLFVKGSMGRNEHDEHSDIDLYCLVDEDGEASFLTRRLDHLRAYKDLLYYESIFIIAPQVIGVYEDGLHIDLFTVTKKTIQEKDYFKVLYDRDEVMKDYQLTQNLTLTTEEARDRAETVVWFLFQYTKAKDRGNDLWATEMLREVMRSMSRLLLYRYANDRAQLGMKAIHKDLPQSKKDQLLEIYEQITPSAHHEAGKKILKMIDEEYGWIALEADVPTQSGRLLELVRARI, from the coding sequence ATGCGTCAAGATATAGCGCTTGAGAAAGTAGTTGAGAGCCTGAAGCAAGAGCCATGTGTGCAAAGCTTGTTCGTGAAAGGTTCAATGGGAAGAAATGAACATGACGAGCACTCAGATATTGATTTGTATTGTCTGGTGGACGAGGACGGGGAAGCGTCTTTTCTGACACGAAGGCTTGATCACCTAAGGGCTTATAAGGATCTATTGTACTATGAATCTATTTTTATCATTGCTCCTCAGGTCATTGGAGTTTATGAGGATGGCCTACACATAGATTTGTTTACGGTAACGAAGAAGACGATCCAGGAAAAAGATTATTTTAAGGTTCTTTACGATCGTGATGAGGTAATGAAGGATTATCAGTTGACTCAAAACCTGACCTTAACGACTGAAGAAGCTAGGGATCGCGCCGAAACCGTCGTTTGGTTTTTGTTTCAGTATACGAAAGCCAAAGACAGAGGGAATGATTTGTGGGCAACGGAAATGCTTCGGGAAGTGATGCGATCTATGAGTCGGTTACTTCTTTACCGATATGCGAATGATCGGGCACAGCTAGGTATGAAAGCTATACATAAGGATTTACCGCAATCGAAAAAAGATCAGCTTCTTGAGATTTATGAGCAGATAACGCCGTCCGCTCACCATGAAGCAGGTAAGAAAATATTGAAGATGATCGATGAAGAATATGGATGGATCGCATTGGAGGCAGATGTGCCTACTCAATCGGGTAGGTTGTTAGAGTTGGTCAGAGCGCGGATCTAA
- a CDS encoding VanZ family protein: MKKYVLLAVPIFLYGQGVLFYFQSNSSLFGQSLVNLVTIIILLSLLLKQTHFHHVLDWIVGTAFVLYFCVLYHQTVEFEWYFSNIHYSPEDISYVFNFVNLMPLTGILEVLRYNPNATFQILGNLMMLAPLAFAMLYFKWTTSYKRVVLYAFLCSVGIEVFQFFQTIISTVFSLGIGRSTDIDDIILNTLGAGIGIGVYHLWTMIVKVYRQKREKSHLTA; the protein is encoded by the coding sequence GTGAAAAAATACGTATTGTTAGCCGTGCCCATCTTTCTTTATGGCCAAGGCGTCCTGTTTTACTTCCAGTCCAATAGTAGTTTGTTTGGGCAAAGTCTAGTAAACCTCGTAACGATAATCATTTTGTTGAGTCTTCTATTAAAACAGACACACTTCCATCATGTACTCGACTGGATCGTCGGAACCGCATTCGTCTTATACTTTTGCGTTTTGTATCACCAAACGGTTGAATTCGAGTGGTATTTCTCGAACATCCATTATTCACCGGAAGATATAAGCTATGTCTTCAATTTTGTGAACCTCATGCCCCTCACTGGAATTCTTGAGGTGTTACGCTACAATCCGAATGCAACTTTTCAAATTCTAGGGAATCTGATGATGCTTGCACCACTCGCTTTTGCTATGCTTTACTTCAAGTGGACAACGAGCTATAAACGAGTCGTCTTGTATGCGTTTCTATGCTCAGTAGGAATTGAAGTGTTCCAGTTCTTCCAAACCATAATTTCAACTGTATTCTCATTAGGGATAGGAAGAAGCACAGATATAGATGACATCATTCTAAATACGTTGGGTGCGGGTATAGGAATCGGAGTTTATCACCTTTGGACAATGATCGTAAAAGTTTATCGCCAGAAGAGAGAGAAGTCTCATCTGACTGCTTAA
- a CDS encoding HAD-IIB family hydrolase — protein sequence MKLVFDLDGTIIFKGEPLSEGIASAIAELQHKGFDVIFASARPVRDMIPVLDEQFHNGTLIGGNGSMVYREGKLVSETSFQPESVNALQELIETYQATYLIDSEWDYAYTGPDDHPILNNLDPYRLASHVPVGELPTIVKVLILTASHMEELTERVENLDVVIHRHHKEDLIDINPKGIHKWSALQQIGVKEGEYIAFGNDANDITMFEHAAHAIQIGDLDSLTPFSDETIALGEDQEEHIINKLRNLEHMTV from the coding sequence ATGAAACTAGTATTTGATTTAGACGGCACCATTATTTTTAAAGGGGAACCTCTTTCTGAGGGGATTGCATCCGCGATTGCGGAGTTGCAGCATAAAGGGTTTGACGTGATCTTTGCCTCTGCCCGGCCCGTCCGTGATATGATCCCCGTTCTTGATGAACAATTCCATAATGGCACGTTAATTGGCGGGAATGGGTCTATGGTCTATAGGGAAGGGAAGCTCGTTTCTGAAACGTCATTTCAACCTGAAAGCGTGAACGCGCTACAAGAGCTGATTGAAACCTACCAAGCCACGTATTTAATCGATAGTGAATGGGATTATGCTTATACAGGCCCGGATGACCATCCTATTTTAAACAACCTTGATCCTTACCGGTTAGCATCGCATGTGCCAGTTGGGGAGTTACCTACTATTGTGAAGGTTCTGATCTTAACGGCTTCTCACATGGAAGAGTTAACAGAAAGAGTCGAGAATTTGGATGTGGTGATCCACCGCCATCATAAAGAGGACCTGATCGATATTAATCCTAAAGGCATTCATAAGTGGTCAGCTTTGCAGCAGATCGGCGTGAAGGAAGGGGAATATATCGCATTCGGGAATGACGCGAATGATATTACTATGTTCGAACACGCTGCACACGCCATCCAAATTGGGGATCTTGATTCTCTCACACCTTTTTCGGATGAAACAATTGCTTTAGGAGAAGATCAAGAAGAGCACATTATAAACAAGCTAAGAAATCTCGAACATATGACCGTTTAA
- a CDS encoding peptidoglycan recognition protein family protein: MKNILIAIMSLFVIMQLSLSHAHATNNPRNIYEVKSGDALWKIAATYQTSASDLKRINGLQSDLLFVGQKIRVPVMYEIQPGDTLWLLSQSFNSTISSIKAANKLQSNLLYVGQVIRIPPKKLQMEGQFVLMTREEFKDWIFNHKFSRKVNLIQQHHTYQPNYQSFNGSNHFALLKGMKEYHVNGMKWSDISQQLTTFPDGTVAVGRSFNTPPEGSFGLQNEAAMKRIEDNALAIENLGSFDKGDNQMTAEQRETILTVTALLMIKYGLTPSVDSVTYHHWWDINTGERVLDHGAGHAVKSCPGTGFFGGNSTASAEQNFYPLVLQKMNEIRASLQ, from the coding sequence ATGAAAAATATCCTCATCGCTATCATGAGTTTGTTTGTCATCATGCAACTGTCCCTGTCTCACGCCCATGCTACAAATAACCCACGAAATATCTATGAGGTGAAATCAGGCGATGCGCTATGGAAGATCGCAGCAACCTATCAAACCTCTGCTTCAGACCTGAAGCGAATAAACGGATTGCAGTCTGACTTGTTATTTGTAGGGCAGAAAATTCGGGTCCCGGTTATGTATGAAATACAGCCAGGCGATACGCTTTGGCTTTTATCTCAGTCGTTCAATTCAACTATATCTTCGATTAAAGCAGCGAATAAACTCCAATCCAATTTGCTATACGTAGGTCAAGTAATCAGAATACCTCCGAAGAAGCTTCAAATGGAAGGGCAGTTTGTTCTCATGACAAGAGAGGAGTTTAAGGATTGGATCTTTAATCACAAGTTCAGCCGTAAGGTCAATCTAATTCAACAGCACCACACATATCAGCCGAATTACCAGAGTTTTAATGGATCGAACCATTTTGCTTTACTAAAAGGGATGAAGGAGTACCACGTGAATGGGATGAAGTGGAGCGACATTAGTCAGCAGTTAACGACTTTCCCAGATGGTACTGTGGCTGTTGGCAGGTCATTCAACACCCCTCCTGAAGGATCGTTTGGTCTTCAAAATGAAGCGGCTATGAAACGGATTGAAGACAATGCCTTAGCGATCGAGAATTTAGGGAGCTTTGATAAGGGGGACAATCAAATGACGGCTGAACAACGGGAAACGATTCTAACTGTGACAGCCTTGTTAATGATAAAGTATGGGCTGACTCCTTCGGTAGATAGCGTCACCTATCACCACTGGTGGGATATTAATACAGGAGAGCGCGTGCTAGACCACGGGGCAGGGCACGCTGTTAAATCATGCCCGGGCACTGGTTTCTTCGGTGGAAATTCCACGGCGAGTGCTGAGCAGAATTTCTATCCGCTAGTCCTTCAGAAAATGAACGAGATTCGAGCGAGCTTACAGTAA
- a CDS encoding SDR family NAD(P)-dependent oxidoreductase — MKLENKVAIVTGGVTGIGEATVRDFCEQGAKVVIADVNENGEAFAQELRDQGFETLFVKTDVTSEEDIKNLIHQAVHTYGSLDVLFANAGIGDVTPAHELTYDAWKKLIDVNLNGVFLSNKYAIEQMLTQESGGSIINNASALGHVGQPNMTSYPAAKGGVVNMTRTLAITYAKKNIRVNSVCPGYVDTAIMKDADEAARERLTSLHPIGRLGQPSEIAKAVTFLASDDASFVVGSSILVDGGYTAH, encoded by the coding sequence ATGAAACTAGAAAACAAAGTAGCCATTGTCACAGGTGGGGTAACAGGAATCGGGGAAGCAACGGTAAGAGACTTTTGCGAGCAAGGGGCGAAAGTGGTTATTGCTGATGTAAATGAAAACGGCGAAGCCTTCGCACAAGAGTTACGAGATCAAGGATTTGAAACGCTTTTCGTTAAAACAGATGTTACGAGCGAAGAGGACATTAAGAATTTGATTCATCAGGCAGTCCATACATACGGTTCTCTTGATGTTCTGTTTGCGAACGCAGGAATTGGAGACGTCACACCGGCTCATGAATTAACATATGACGCTTGGAAGAAGCTTATTGATGTCAATTTAAACGGGGTATTCCTTTCCAACAAATATGCAATCGAACAAATGCTGACTCAAGAATCAGGCGGTTCGATCATTAACAATGCCTCTGCCCTTGGTCATGTCGGTCAACCGAATATGACATCTTACCCTGCTGCAAAAGGCGGCGTGGTAAACATGACGCGTACGCTAGCGATTACATATGCGAAGAAAAACATCCGCGTCAATTCTGTGTGCCCAGGATACGTGGACACAGCCATTATGAAAGACGCAGATGAAGCTGCACGTGAACGCCTGACAAGCCTTCACCCTATCGGTCGCTTAGGCCAGCCATCTGAGATCGCGAAAGCCGTTACGTTCCTAGCAAGCGATGATGCATCTTTCGTAGTTGGTTCAAGCATTTTGGTTGATGGCGGGTATACTGCTCATTAA